From Rhodococcus sp. B7740, one genomic window encodes:
- a CDS encoding DUF2797 domain-containing protein has protein sequence MRLLDVATEQIEFRELVGRTLGFRAPGASTDRYCTGRIAFRADGPPRYVPCPGRERAVASGQCASCADKDSFRFVHTVHRSGFVSRDLEKHVMQPHWLYLAAFANGTFKIGTAADTRKWGRLAEQGAICARYVAHADDGKVVRVAEDLVTESMGLRQAVRSAAKAASLCLPIDVDRLDAAAAARAEQVREMLTEAGIAGCTPVDERWAPPAGREALSENVSRVAYPADIATGSHGLEIRTCVGQAVIATVDDETYVVDLAALKGRRIELGAFTSDLPAVQSALF, from the coding sequence TTGCGGCTGCTCGACGTCGCCACCGAGCAGATCGAGTTCCGCGAACTGGTCGGTCGCACGCTCGGATTCCGTGCGCCGGGTGCGTCGACCGATCGGTACTGCACCGGGCGCATAGCATTTCGGGCCGACGGCCCGCCGCGCTACGTGCCGTGCCCCGGCCGGGAGCGGGCCGTCGCGTCGGGACAGTGCGCGTCGTGCGCGGACAAGGACAGCTTCCGATTCGTGCACACCGTACATCGCAGCGGGTTCGTCTCGCGGGATCTGGAAAAGCATGTCATGCAACCGCATTGGTTGTATCTGGCAGCGTTCGCCAACGGCACCTTCAAGATCGGGACGGCAGCGGACACCCGTAAATGGGGCCGATTGGCCGAGCAAGGTGCCATCTGCGCTCGGTACGTCGCTCACGCGGACGATGGAAAGGTCGTCCGAGTGGCCGAGGATCTCGTGACCGAATCGATGGGACTACGGCAGGCGGTGCGGTCGGCCGCAAAGGCCGCCTCGCTGTGTCTGCCGATCGACGTCGACAGGCTCGACGCCGCCGCCGCTGCCAGGGCCGAGCAGGTCCGCGAGATGCTGACCGAGGCAGGCATCGCCGGATGCACCCCGGTCGACGAACGGTGGGCCCCGCCCGCAGGCCGGGAAGCGTTGAGCGAGAACGTCAGTCGCGTCGCCTACCCCGCCGACATCGCAACCGGATCCCACGGTCTCGAGATCAGGACCTGCGTCGGGCAGGCGGTGATCGCGACCGTCGACGACGAGACCTACGTCGTGGATCTGGCGGCGCTGAAGGGTCGGCGAATCGAACTGGGGGCCTTCACGTCCGATCTGCCTGCGGTGCAGTCGGCGCTGTTCTGA
- the upp gene encoding uracil phosphoribosyltransferase: protein METHVVDHPLAAALLTTMRDERSDNATFRSALRQLTHMLVYEATRDAAIDTFEVRTPVAVTEGTRLARPPLLVPVLRAGLGMVEKASSLIPQSGVGFVGMARDEETHQPVPYMESLPDDLSRTPVYVLDPMLATGGSMVHTIELLVGRGAADVTAICVVAAPEGVAALEASGLPVRLVAASIDDGLNDNAFIVPGLGDAGDRQFGPR from the coding sequence ATGGAAACACACGTGGTCGATCACCCACTGGCCGCAGCCCTGCTCACCACGATGCGGGACGAGCGCAGCGACAACGCCACGTTCCGGTCGGCTCTGCGCCAGCTCACCCACATGCTGGTCTACGAGGCCACCCGCGATGCCGCGATCGACACCTTCGAGGTTCGGACACCCGTCGCGGTCACCGAGGGAACCAGGCTGGCTCGACCGCCATTGCTGGTTCCGGTTCTGCGTGCGGGCCTCGGCATGGTCGAGAAGGCCAGCAGCCTCATCCCGCAGTCCGGCGTCGGTTTCGTCGGGATGGCCCGAGACGAGGAAACGCACCAGCCCGTGCCGTACATGGAGTCCCTGCCCGACGATCTGTCGAGGACGCCCGTCTACGTATTGGACCCGATGCTCGCCACCGGCGGATCCATGGTCCACACGATCGAACTGCTCGTCGGCCGCGGCGCGGCCGACGTGACCGCCATCTGCGTCGTTGCTGCTCCCGAAGGGGTTGCCGCCCTCGAAGCCTCGGGTCTGCCGGTGCGACTGGTGGCCGCGAGCATCGACGACGGCCTCAACGACAACGCCTTCATCGTTCCCGGCCTCGGCGACGCGGGCGATCGTCAGTTCGGCCCGCGCTGA